A window from Centropristis striata isolate RG_2023a ecotype Rhode Island chromosome 4, C.striata_1.0, whole genome shotgun sequence encodes these proteins:
- the LOC131969644 gene encoding uncharacterized protein LOC131969644 isoform X3, producing MLLLMGVISSYLPRVQARPQDFWRGPQAKTHMKRTIEELTVLTTQAACVGSDMLPTPVQIPCVFVNTTEWENKTLQQKCAEVVSTFQVFQHGVQGAKNGTTSKCQISFLEQLEHRILNYLAILNRLQIQTDTVTSSHPAVQSCSSQTHSVKGVLKQFEKLLKGKLSRLTDDLKDNTKSERQGNQNQGT from the exons ATGCTGCTGCTCATGGGAGTGATTTCCTCCTATCTGCCTCGAGTCCAAGCCAGACCTCAGGACTTTTGGCGCGGCCCTCAAGCCAAGACACATATGAAGAGAACGATCGAGGAGCTAACAGTCCTG ACTACTCAGGCAGCCTGCGTGGGATCGGACATGCTGCCCACTCCTGTACAAATACCATGTGTTTTTGTTAACACAACAGAATgggaaaataaaact CTTCAGCAGAAATGTGCAGAGGTGGTTTCGACCTTCCAGGTGTTTCAACATGGTGTTCAAGGAGCGAAGAATGGGACCACATCCAAATGTCAGATCTCTTTCTTGGAGCAACTGGAGCATCGCATCTTAAATTATCTGGCTATCCTCAACAGGCTTCAGATACAG ACGGACACAGTGACTTCATCTCATCCTGCAGTACAGAGCTGTTCCAGCCAGACCCACAGTGTAAAAGGAGTGCTGAAACAGTTCGAAAAGCTACTAAAGGGAAAACTGTCGCGCCTCACTGATGACCTCAAAGACAATACCAAAAGTGAAAGACAAGGCAACCAAAACCAAGGGACGTGA
- the LOC131969644 gene encoding uncharacterized protein LOC131969644 isoform X2, translating into MAYSILMLLLMGVISSYLPRVQARPQDFWRGPQAKTHMKRTIEELTVLTTQAACVGSDMLPTPVQIPCVFVNTTEWENKTLQQKCAEVVSTFQVFQHGVQGAKNGTTSKCQISFLEQLEHRILNYLAILNRLQIQTDTVTSSHPAVQSCSSQTHSVKGVLKQFEKLLKGKLSRLTDDLKDNTKSERQGNQNQGT; encoded by the exons ATGGCTTATAGCA TACTCATGCTGCTGCTCATGGGAGTGATTTCCTCCTATCTGCCTCGAGTCCAAGCCAGACCTCAGGACTTTTGGCGCGGCCCTCAAGCCAAGACACATATGAAGAGAACGATCGAGGAGCTAACAGTCCTG ACTACTCAGGCAGCCTGCGTGGGATCGGACATGCTGCCCACTCCTGTACAAATACCATGTGTTTTTGTTAACACAACAGAATgggaaaataaaact CTTCAGCAGAAATGTGCAGAGGTGGTTTCGACCTTCCAGGTGTTTCAACATGGTGTTCAAGGAGCGAAGAATGGGACCACATCCAAATGTCAGATCTCTTTCTTGGAGCAACTGGAGCATCGCATCTTAAATTATCTGGCTATCCTCAACAGGCTTCAGATACAG ACGGACACAGTGACTTCATCTCATCCTGCAGTACAGAGCTGTTCCAGCCAGACCCACAGTGTAAAAGGAGTGCTGAAACAGTTCGAAAAGCTACTAAAGGGAAAACTGTCGCGCCTCACTGATGACCTCAAAGACAATACCAAAAGTGAAAGACAAGGCAACCAAAACCAAGGGACGTGA
- the LOC131969644 gene encoding uncharacterized protein LOC131969644 isoform X1, with protein sequence MAYQSPPLCAPAVLMLLLMGVISSYLPRVQARPQDFWRGPQAKTHMKRTIEELTVLTTQAACVGSDMLPTPVQIPCVFVNTTEWENKTLQQKCAEVVSTFQVFQHGVQGAKNGTTSKCQISFLEQLEHRILNYLAILNRLQIQTDTVTSSHPAVQSCSSQTHSVKGVLKQFEKLLKGKLSRLTDDLKDNTKSERQGNQNQGT encoded by the exons ATGGCATATCAGTCACCTCCCCTGTGTGCTCCTGCAGTACTCATGCTGCTGCTCATGGGAGTGATTTCCTCCTATCTGCCTCGAGTCCAAGCCAGACCTCAGGACTTTTGGCGCGGCCCTCAAGCCAAGACACATATGAAGAGAACGATCGAGGAGCTAACAGTCCTG ACTACTCAGGCAGCCTGCGTGGGATCGGACATGCTGCCCACTCCTGTACAAATACCATGTGTTTTTGTTAACACAACAGAATgggaaaataaaact CTTCAGCAGAAATGTGCAGAGGTGGTTTCGACCTTCCAGGTGTTTCAACATGGTGTTCAAGGAGCGAAGAATGGGACCACATCCAAATGTCAGATCTCTTTCTTGGAGCAACTGGAGCATCGCATCTTAAATTATCTGGCTATCCTCAACAGGCTTCAGATACAG ACGGACACAGTGACTTCATCTCATCCTGCAGTACAGAGCTGTTCCAGCCAGACCCACAGTGTAAAAGGAGTGCTGAAACAGTTCGAAAAGCTACTAAAGGGAAAACTGTCGCGCCTCACTGATGACCTCAAAGACAATACCAAAAGTGAAAGACAAGGCAACCAAAACCAAGGGACGTGA